In one Pseudomonadota bacterium genomic region, the following are encoded:
- a CDS encoding CBS domain-containing protein, with protein MLLEQLIVRPIESLPPSANCVQAARLMRDENIGAVVVAQDRRPVGMVTDRDLVQRVLAAGEDPQRTTLADVMTGQPVFLASSRTLAEAIQTMRELSIRRIPVVDETGALCGMVSMDDAIIQIAERLGGVAETIRKEIGLPK; from the coding sequence ATGCTACTGGAACAACTGATTGTCAGACCCATCGAATCGCTTCCCCCGAGTGCCAACTGCGTTCAGGCAGCGCGCCTCATGCGTGATGAGAACATCGGTGCCGTGGTCGTGGCCCAGGACCGCCGTCCGGTAGGAATGGTAACCGACCGTGATCTTGTACAGCGTGTGCTGGCGGCCGGCGAGGATCCACAGCGAACGACACTCGCCGACGTCATGACGGGGCAGCCTGTGTTCTTGGCCAGCTCCCGGACCCTGGCCGAGGCGATCCAAACCATGCGAGAGCTCTCGATTCGTCGAATACCCGTGGTGGACGAAACCGGCGCGCTGTGCGGGATGGTCTCCATGGATGACGCCATTATTCAGATTGCAGAGCGGCTAGGAGGAGTCGCGGAGACGATCCGGAAGGAGATCGGCCTTCCAAAATGA
- a CDS encoding DUF4105 domain-containing protein, translating into MRFGFPELSLAMLSAHLCLPAAVWAQHLPFQHGGDLAISLVTFGPGDQIHQFFGHNALVVEDKRSNRKTLYNYGLFSFGFDMLPKYMMGRLVFWAGRAPAEPTYRQYMAGNRDVRIHELNLVPERRLAVARQLEHDVLPSNRDYLYHHYVNNCSTRVRDVIDGAIDGQLKQAGQHPARLSFRSHTRRYAQVSTWFDLLLVFWMNDHMEQAIRIWHEGFLPEELERQVLAASYLTPDGRRVALVARTETRFKSSRTSTPELPSRLWPELLVCGLSLGGIAVALERKRRRTRRRWPVRALGAHNACVGLLFGLPGLLLFLMATLTEHTVTYYNENLLLANPLTLLAVPLGIGLWVRPERSLRRLRRLWGMLALLSILGLLLKALPSFDQDNWLVVALVLPTNLGLGLAFYLGRRPAQA; encoded by the coding sequence ATGCGTTTTGGCTTCCCCGAGCTGTCCCTGGCCATGCTGTCGGCTCACCTTTGCCTGCCCGCGGCGGTCTGGGCGCAGCACCTGCCGTTTCAGCACGGAGGGGACCTTGCGATCAGTCTCGTTACTTTCGGACCAGGTGACCAGATCCACCAGTTCTTTGGGCACAACGCCCTCGTGGTCGAGGACAAGCGCTCCAATAGGAAGACACTGTATAATTACGGGCTTTTCAGTTTCGGCTTCGACATGCTGCCGAAGTACATGATGGGGCGCCTGGTGTTTTGGGCGGGGCGAGCGCCTGCAGAGCCCACCTACCGCCAGTACATGGCCGGCAACCGCGATGTGCGAATCCACGAGCTCAACTTGGTGCCCGAGCGACGCTTGGCCGTTGCGCGCCAGTTGGAGCACGACGTTCTGCCCTCCAACCGCGACTACCTTTACCACCACTACGTGAACAACTGCTCGACGCGGGTCCGCGATGTGATCGACGGGGCGATCGACGGTCAGTTGAAGCAAGCGGGGCAACACCCCGCGCGGCTTTCTTTTCGGAGCCACACACGTCGTTACGCCCAGGTAAGCACCTGGTTCGACCTGCTGTTGGTGTTCTGGATGAACGACCACATGGAGCAAGCCATTCGGATCTGGCACGAGGGATTCTTGCCCGAGGAGCTTGAGCGCCAGGTGCTCGCAGCAAGCTACCTGACTCCAGACGGCCGGCGCGTGGCGCTGGTGGCGCGGACCGAGACTCGGTTCAAGTCATCGCGCACCTCAACGCCAGAGCTACCCTCGCGGCTGTGGCCAGAGCTGCTCGTGTGTGGTCTGTCGCTGGGCGGGATTGCCGTTGCGCTTGAGCGCAAGAGACGAAGGACAAGGCGCCGCTGGCCGGTGCGCGCCCTCGGCGCTCACAACGCCTGCGTCGGCCTGCTATTCGGCCTGCCGGGACTGCTTCTGTTCTTGATGGCCACCCTGACCGAGCACACGGTAACCTACTACAACGAGAACCTTCTGCTCGCCAATCCCTTGACCTTGCTCGCGGTCCCGCTCGGGATCGGGCTCTGGGTGAGACCCGAGCGCTCGCTGCGGCGGCTACGCCGGCTTTGGGGGATGCTCGCCCTCCTCAGCATCCTTGGACTACTGCTGAAGGCGCTCCCCAGCTTCGATCAGGACAACTGGCTGGTAGTCGCGCTGGTGCTGCCAACGAATCTGGGGCTGGGTCTTGCCTTCTACCTTGGTAGGCGTCCCGCCCAAGCATGA